In Saccharicrinis fermentans DSM 9555 = JCM 21142, a genomic segment contains:
- a CDS encoding GAF domain-containing protein — protein sequence MTKESSKLAKYKRLYAQVEELTAPVDNPLSRMSTMVALLHHKMKGFFWTGFYLLQDGELLVGPYQGPVACLRLRKDVGVCWAGINTQKTILVDDVECFPGHIACSSLTKSEIVVPLMKEGRVVGVLDIDSRDLAQFDQDDQAGLELLLELIYK from the coding sequence ATGACAAAAGAATCGTCAAAATTGGCCAAGTATAAAAGGCTTTATGCACAAGTTGAAGAGTTAACTGCTCCTGTTGATAATCCTTTATCAAGAATGTCTACCATGGTTGCATTATTGCATCATAAGATGAAAGGTTTTTTTTGGACAGGGTTTTACTTACTGCAAGATGGTGAGTTGTTGGTAGGGCCTTATCAGGGACCCGTGGCTTGTTTGCGACTCCGAAAAGATGTGGGGGTTTGTTGGGCGGGTATCAATACCCAAAAAACTATTTTGGTGGATGATGTTGAGTGTTTTCCGGGGCATATTGCCTGTAGCTCGCTGACAAAATCTGAGATAGTGGTGCCTCTTATGAAAGAGGGACGAGTGGTAGGCGTGTTAGATATTGATAGTCGTGATTTGGCGCAATTTGATCAGGACGACCAAGCTGGTCTTGAGCTACTGCTTGAGTTGATTTATAAGTAG
- a CDS encoding VPS10 domain-containing protein: MKKYLFFFSALVFIGIGLNYFLFREEFYSVSKLKPTSSLVILERQVNRKIERRKRGYAKPDKPDHYINYLRSLVSLDGQSAYQEGYKMKALESAMLRRQSLKSSSEKLPWIQRGPGNIGGRTRCVVVDPDDPTKMTWFAGAVSGGIWKTEDGGVSWDIISPDIPNLATVCLAIAPSNTNVIYAGTGEGYYNVDAVRGDGIFKSTDKGNTWSVIESTSGNNLFYYVNSLVVSHIDENRLWVATNQGVFKSDDGGASWEDSGLDRGDRYQRILIHPFNDAVLWVTRNNKGIYKSEDGGDHWFLVYDMSSLVPERIEIAVAANDPDVLYAMDVNSNFYYSQDGGTEWGKSVENGTVTEFLGSQGWYNNVIAIDPTDATKGFIGGIDLYRFQLGNEIASSGRQAFSVENNMTSWLGFEYFGGRYSNGGVEILEGFQNQLSEIQIQFGPDKVQKAHRLVKKPSEPDFNRNVADDLGSLTYAGYNDVPFRVVDLSTGVQLHVSYVDGNENGSFDIYEGGYEFILIHDVPYAEEAANESVVSNGGAYETMVALYPKLIEGVVWATSGLPEGDLRIRSYELKNRELEASRISKWSAFKSASDYVHADQHNITILEEVGDPFSIVVGNDGGVFYSSDGGDHWAHKSKGYVTSQFYGVTRHPKRYQYFGGLQDNGSALSSVNPNGLSEWEDVLGGDGFDVVWHPRKTTQLMGSYYNNLLQKSVDGGFNWIDTYKMIGDNGDDGSAPFITSIASCLADPDLLFVGGKSGLWKSSDFGDSWKNIQMGTYWGFTSNSSPKVAISEADPDIVWAGVRVNALAGYEIGRVHVSMDGGESFEDIEPFANMGAITDIVTHPLDRETAYLVFSLANRPKIVRTTDLGVTWEDITGFGLNNPRASSSNDFPNVAVNTLLVMPFDSQTLWAGTEIGLFISEDDGVTWTYANNGLPAVSIWDMKIVGDEVIMGTHGLGVWSVKMEPLSNDIKHPFIHNAGINPSGNYVLHTIFDVALDSFELYNDKGLVRTYRTVKAEDRVLTIPSAEGISEKWHIYGYLNGMKYSSNVRHLELTAVSQALVAYTNKFDEDDGLDDFVGSYFSISRGSFSSNAIQSPHPYPENMDLTYTLKHPIIVSGDEDLAFIKYIDIAYVETGAADATYMDEGFYDYVAVEGSKDGLEWKALAPGYDFSYNDVWNQGGDDYASTPTVAAFTEHTINLLDNFAATDTILIRFKLHSDPFENGWGWIIDNLRIQGQIAAVEENVSDDFEVTLFPNPVDGDHFNIRLRDAYVGTVQVSIYNASGQQLLKSSYFKGAEVLEEELYLPKLLSGFYLVKIEVGNRQVTKKLSLR; the protein is encoded by the coding sequence ATGAAAAAATATCTATTTTTTTTCAGTGCACTTGTTTTCATAGGAATTGGATTGAATTATTTTTTGTTCCGGGAAGAATTTTATTCGGTGTCGAAGTTAAAGCCGACTTCTTCTTTAGTTATTTTAGAACGTCAGGTTAACAGGAAGATTGAACGCAGAAAGAGAGGGTATGCGAAACCCGACAAACCCGATCATTACATTAATTATCTCAGGTCTTTGGTATCTCTGGATGGTCAGAGTGCTTATCAAGAAGGCTATAAAATGAAGGCCCTGGAGTCGGCTATGCTTCGCAGACAATCATTGAAGTCGTCATCGGAAAAGCTCCCTTGGATTCAGCGCGGACCAGGAAATATAGGAGGGAGAACCCGTTGTGTTGTGGTGGATCCGGATGACCCTACAAAGATGACATGGTTTGCCGGTGCGGTTTCTGGTGGTATATGGAAAACAGAGGATGGAGGAGTGTCCTGGGATATCATATCGCCGGATATCCCTAACTTAGCCACTGTGTGCTTAGCGATAGCCCCTTCTAATACCAATGTTATTTATGCTGGGACCGGAGAGGGGTATTACAATGTGGATGCTGTTAGAGGAGATGGTATTTTTAAGAGTACAGATAAGGGAAATACATGGTCAGTGATCGAATCTACTTCGGGAAATAATTTGTTTTATTATGTAAACAGTCTTGTGGTGTCACACATAGATGAGAATAGATTATGGGTTGCCACCAATCAGGGTGTTTTTAAGTCGGATGATGGCGGGGCCAGCTGGGAAGATAGTGGCTTGGATCGGGGAGATAGATATCAAAGGATTCTTATTCATCCTTTTAATGATGCTGTTTTATGGGTTACTCGAAATAATAAAGGAATATATAAGAGTGAGGATGGTGGCGATCATTGGTTTTTAGTATATGATATGTCATCTTTGGTACCGGAAAGGATAGAGATTGCTGTTGCTGCGAATGATCCGGATGTTTTGTATGCGATGGATGTCAACTCTAATTTTTATTATTCTCAGGATGGAGGTACGGAATGGGGCAAGTCTGTCGAAAATGGCACAGTCACTGAGTTTTTAGGTAGTCAGGGATGGTATAATAATGTTATTGCCATTGACCCAACGGATGCGACGAAAGGTTTTATTGGAGGGATTGATTTGTATCGTTTTCAGTTGGGAAATGAAATAGCATCCTCAGGAAGACAGGCTTTTTCTGTTGAAAATAACATGACTTCATGGTTGGGTTTTGAGTATTTTGGAGGGCGTTACTCCAATGGAGGGGTGGAAATATTAGAAGGTTTTCAGAATCAATTAAGTGAAATTCAGATTCAGTTTGGACCTGATAAAGTGCAAAAGGCACATCGCCTGGTGAAGAAGCCCTCGGAGCCGGACTTTAATAGGAATGTTGCGGATGATTTGGGTAGCCTGACCTATGCGGGATATAATGATGTTCCTTTTCGGGTTGTAGATTTGTCAACGGGAGTACAGCTGCATGTTTCTTATGTGGATGGTAATGAAAATGGGAGCTTTGATATATATGAGGGTGGTTATGAGTTTATATTGATTCATGATGTGCCTTATGCTGAGGAGGCTGCGAATGAATCTGTGGTATCCAATGGTGGTGCTTATGAAACCATGGTAGCTCTTTATCCCAAGCTGATAGAAGGTGTTGTTTGGGCGACGTCCGGTCTGCCCGAAGGGGATCTCCGAATTCGTTCCTATGAGCTGAAGAATAGGGAATTAGAGGCTAGTCGTATAAGTAAATGGTCGGCTTTTAAGTCTGCCAGTGACTATGTCCACGCTGACCAGCATAATATCACTATCTTGGAAGAGGTTGGTGATCCTTTTTCAATTGTTGTAGGTAATGATGGGGGCGTATTTTATTCTAGTGATGGAGGTGATCATTGGGCTCATAAATCAAAAGGTTATGTTACTTCTCAGTTTTATGGAGTTACTAGGCACCCCAAGCGATATCAATATTTTGGTGGCTTACAAGACAATGGTTCTGCGCTTTCGTCTGTGAACCCAAATGGTTTGAGTGAATGGGAGGATGTTCTTGGAGGTGATGGTTTTGATGTGGTCTGGCATCCGCGCAAGACCACTCAGCTGATGGGGAGTTATTACAATAACCTGTTGCAAAAGAGTGTGGATGGTGGATTTAATTGGATTGATACCTATAAGATGATAGGTGACAATGGGGATGATGGATCAGCACCATTTATTACGAGTATTGCCAGTTGTCTGGCCGATCCAGATTTACTGTTTGTGGGTGGAAAATCAGGGCTGTGGAAGTCAAGTGACTTTGGCGATAGTTGGAAGAATATTCAAATGGGTACTTACTGGGGGTTTACTTCTAACTCGTCTCCTAAGGTGGCTATTAGTGAGGCTGATCCTGATATTGTTTGGGCAGGTGTACGGGTGAATGCTTTGGCTGGGTATGAGATAGGAAGGGTGCATGTTTCAATGGATGGTGGTGAATCTTTTGAAGACATAGAGCCTTTTGCTAACATGGGGGCTATCACTGATATTGTAACTCACCCGCTTGATCGGGAGACGGCTTATCTGGTCTTTTCATTGGCCAATAGACCTAAAATTGTACGAACAACAGATTTAGGTGTTACATGGGAAGATATAACGGGCTTTGGTTTAAATAATCCCAGAGCAAGCAGTAGTAATGATTTTCCGAATGTGGCTGTCAATACTCTGTTGGTAATGCCATTTGATAGCCAAACCCTTTGGGCAGGTACTGAAATAGGGCTATTTATAAGTGAGGATGATGGAGTAACGTGGACCTATGCCAATAATGGCCTTCCTGCAGTTTCTATTTGGGATATGAAAATAGTTGGTGATGAGGTGATTATGGGTACTCATGGATTGGGTGTGTGGAGTGTTAAAATGGAGCCCTTGAGTAATGATATAAAGCATCCTTTTATTCATAATGCGGGTATAAATCCTTCGGGTAATTATGTGTTACATACAATTTTTGATGTGGCATTGGATTCTTTTGAGTTGTATAACGACAAAGGATTGGTGCGTACGTATCGAACAGTGAAGGCAGAAGATCGGGTGTTGACCATTCCTAGTGCCGAGGGAATCTCTGAAAAATGGCATATTTATGGTTATCTAAATGGTATGAAATACAGTTCAAACGTACGCCACCTCGAACTGACTGCGGTTAGTCAAGCGCTTGTTGCTTATACAAATAAGTTTGATGAAGACGATGGTTTAGATGATTTTGTGGGTAGTTACTTCTCAATTAGTAGGGGTAGCTTTAGTAGTAATGCCATTCAATCTCCCCACCCTTATCCTGAAAATATGGATTTGACTTACACGCTGAAGCATCCAATCATTGTTTCGGGAGATGAGGATTTGGCATTTATTAAATATATTGATATTGCATACGTAGAAACGGGTGCGGCAGATGCTACCTATATGGATGAGGGATTTTATGATTATGTAGCTGTAGAAGGCAGTAAGGATGGCCTAGAATGGAAAGCCTTAGCTCCAGGATATGACTTTTCCTATAATGATGTGTGGAATCAAGGTGGTGATGATTATGCAAGTACGCCTACGGTAGCTGCGTTTACAGAACATACTATTAATCTACTGGATAACTTTGCGGCGACGGATACCATATTAATACGTTTTAAGCTACATTCTGATCCGTTTGAAAATGGCTGGGGATGGATTATTGATAACCTTCGTATTCAAGGGCAAATAGCTGCTGTTGAAGAAAATGTTTCCGATGACTTTGAGGTAACGCTATTCCCGAATCCAGTAGACGGGGATCACTTTAATATTCGGCTGAGGGATGCTTATGTTGGAACTGTGCAGGTGAGTATATATAATGCCTCGGGGCAGCAGTTACTGAAGAGCTCCTATTTTAAAGGAGCAGAGGTGCTTGAAGAGGAGTTGTATTTGCCAAAATTGTTGTCGGGATTTTATCTGGTAAAGATAGAAGTGGGTAATAGGCAGGTTACAAAAAAGCTAAGCTTGCGTTAA
- a CDS encoding peptidylprolyl isomerase translates to MIKAEIHTEKGVMKVDLYEKETPKTVENFVKLAKDGFYDGLAFHRVIPDFVIQGGCPHSKDMSSPKVGTGGPGYSIDCETDADKQYHDRGVLSMAHAGKNTGGSQFFVCHSRNNTAHLDGMHTCFGMVYEGLEVIDAIEAGDGIETIKIIEE, encoded by the coding sequence ATGATTAAAGCAGAAATACATACCGAGAAAGGTGTTATGAAGGTGGATTTGTATGAAAAGGAAACACCTAAAACAGTTGAAAACTTTGTGAAGTTAGCCAAGGACGGCTTTTATGATGGCTTGGCCTTTCACCGCGTCATACCCGATTTTGTGATTCAGGGAGGATGTCCTCACTCAAAAGATATGAGTAGTCCGAAGGTGGGAACTGGTGGTCCTGGATATAGTATTGACTGTGAGACGGATGCTGATAAGCAGTATCACGACAGAGGGGTTCTTTCTATGGCACATGCTGGAAAAAATACCGGTGGTTCACAGTTCTTTGTTTGTCACAGCCGTAATAATACTGCTCACCTGGACGGAATGCATACCTGTTTTGGGATGGTATATGAAGGGCTGGAAGTGATTGACGCCATAGAGGCCGGCGATGGAATTGAAACAATTAAGATTATTGAAGAATAA
- a CDS encoding prolyl oligopeptidase family serine peptidase, with protein MDTQTKEVKKVREVVGGHNPQEYRTERQWATARDGVKIPISIVYKKGTKLDGSAPLLLYAYGSYGVTIDPGFSSTRLSLLDRGFVYAIAHIRGGQSMGRAWYDDGKMMNKINTFNDYIDCSQFLIEQKYTSASHLYAMGGSAGGLLMGAVANMAPQLYNGIIAAVPFVDVINTMLDETIPLTTNEFDEWGNPKNKEAYEYMLKYSPYDNVSTQDYPNMLITTGLFDSQVQYWEPAKWLAKLRDTKTDDNILIMHTNMEAGHGGASGRFKRYRETALEYSFMLMLEGISE; from the coding sequence ATGGATACCCAAACAAAAGAAGTTAAAAAGGTGAGAGAAGTTGTCGGCGGCCACAATCCACAAGAGTATCGCACCGAAAGACAATGGGCAACAGCACGTGACGGTGTAAAAATTCCAATTTCAATTGTTTATAAAAAAGGAACCAAGTTGGATGGTTCAGCTCCTTTACTACTATATGCATATGGTTCATATGGGGTGACCATTGATCCGGGCTTCAGCTCTACCCGACTAAGTCTGCTGGACAGAGGCTTTGTTTATGCCATCGCCCATATCAGAGGAGGACAGTCCATGGGTCGCGCATGGTATGACGACGGCAAAATGATGAACAAAATAAATACTTTTAATGACTATATTGACTGTAGTCAGTTTCTAATTGAGCAAAAATACACTTCAGCTTCGCACTTATACGCCATGGGAGGAAGTGCCGGAGGATTACTAATGGGTGCTGTTGCAAATATGGCTCCCCAATTATACAATGGCATTATCGCTGCAGTACCTTTTGTGGACGTCATCAACACTATGTTAGACGAAACAATTCCCCTAACAACCAATGAATTTGATGAATGGGGTAACCCCAAAAACAAAGAGGCTTACGAATATATGCTAAAATATTCTCCTTACGATAATGTGAGTACTCAGGACTATCCGAATATGCTAATCACCACAGGGCTGTTCGACTCCCAAGTACAATATTGGGAACCCGCTAAATGGTTAGCCAAGCTAAGAGACACCAAAACAGATGACAATATACTGATCATGCATACCAATATGGAAGCAGGACACGGTGGAGCCTCCGGACGGTTTAAACGATATAGAGAGACTGCACTTGAATACAGTTTTATGCTTATGCTGGAGGGAATTTCTGAATAG
- a CDS encoding S9 family peptidase: MKQTLFLLVVMTFVISCTVEHKKNTMIPQQLPQAPLAEKKDSAITFHEHTRIDPYFWMRLTDEQKNAENPDEQTQKVLQYLNAENNYTDSVMHNTKQLQENLFNEIVSRIKKDDESVPYFSNGYWYYVKYQEGKEYPIFCRKKDSLNNPEIVFLDVNQLAEGHEYYAIGSLTISLDNKILAYAEDTVSRRIYTLRFKNIETGESIQDEIPNVSAGGAWANDNQTYFYTSKNKVSLLSEKIWRHKLGDDITKDVMVYHEKDPSFYLGVDKSKSDKYIIIGASSTLVSDYHILDANNPTGQFKPFTPRGTEHEYYISHFQDKFYIVTNDKAKNFRLMETPEDATDISNWKEVIPHRDDVLLEGIDIFKNYLVVSERKNALNHIRIINQKTKEEHYLKFEEDVYVAQTSTNPEFDTNILRYSYSSMTTPYSTIDYHMDGYPNKRS, translated from the coding sequence ATGAAACAGACACTATTTTTACTGGTGGTTATGACATTCGTCATTAGCTGCACCGTTGAACACAAAAAAAACACCATGATTCCGCAACAACTCCCCCAAGCTCCCCTGGCCGAAAAAAAGGACTCTGCCATTACATTTCATGAGCACACACGTATAGATCCTTACTTTTGGATGCGTTTGACCGATGAACAAAAAAACGCAGAGAATCCGGATGAACAAACACAGAAAGTCCTACAGTATTTGAACGCAGAGAACAATTACACAGATTCGGTCATGCATAACACCAAACAACTGCAAGAAAATCTATTTAATGAAATAGTGAGCCGCATAAAAAAAGACGACGAGTCAGTGCCTTATTTTTCTAATGGATACTGGTATTACGTCAAATACCAAGAAGGCAAGGAATATCCCATATTTTGTAGAAAAAAAGATTCCTTAAACAATCCTGAAATTGTATTTTTAGATGTGAACCAATTGGCAGAGGGTCATGAATATTATGCCATCGGAAGTTTAACCATTTCATTAGACAATAAGATACTGGCCTATGCCGAAGATACTGTCAGCAGAAGAATTTACACGCTTCGTTTTAAAAATATAGAAACAGGAGAAAGCATTCAAGATGAAATCCCCAATGTATCGGCAGGTGGTGCATGGGCCAATGACAACCAAACATATTTTTACACTTCTAAAAACAAAGTTTCTCTTTTGAGTGAAAAAATATGGCGTCATAAATTGGGAGATGATATCACAAAAGATGTCATGGTATATCACGAGAAAGACCCATCGTTTTACCTCGGAGTAGACAAATCCAAATCTGACAAATACATTATTATCGGAGCCAGTAGCACTTTGGTAAGCGACTACCATATTCTAGATGCCAATAATCCTACCGGACAATTTAAACCATTCACTCCCAGAGGTACAGAACACGAATATTACATCAGTCACTTTCAGGATAAATTTTATATTGTAACCAATGATAAGGCAAAAAATTTCAGACTTATGGAAACCCCAGAGGATGCTACTGACATTAGCAACTGGAAAGAAGTAATTCCCCATCGTGATGATGTTCTATTAGAAGGCATAGATATTTTCAAAAACTATTTGGTGGTCAGCGAGCGCAAAAATGCACTAAACCACATCCGCATCATCAATCAAAAAACCAAAGAAGAACATTACCTAAAATTTGAAGAAGATGTATATGTGGCTCAAACCTCCACAAACCCGGAATTCGACACAAATATTTTAAGGTACAGCTATAGCTCCATGACCACTCCCTACTCGACCATCGACTATCACATGGATGGATACCCAAACAAAAGAAGTTAA
- a CDS encoding RNA polymerase sigma factor, whose product MTAMQFNESLLSLQEKLRYFALSLTANEEDANDLLQETTLKALTYRKQFVSNTNFKAWVFTIMKNTFINNYRRIQKTRNTFESAEDAYRVAFKGNYASETPEMVQSVNEMNQSIEKLEDEFKIPFTMHTSGYKYKEIAEKLELPIGTVKSRIFFTRKKLQSMLED is encoded by the coding sequence ATGACAGCAATGCAATTCAACGAAAGCTTACTGAGCTTACAGGAAAAGCTTAGATATTTTGCGCTTAGTTTAACCGCAAACGAGGAGGATGCCAATGATTTGTTACAAGAAACAACATTAAAGGCGCTTACATATAGAAAGCAATTTGTATCTAATACAAATTTTAAGGCATGGGTGTTTACTATCATGAAAAACACTTTTATTAACAACTATCGTAGAATACAAAAAACAAGAAATACTTTCGAATCGGCAGAGGATGCCTACAGGGTTGCATTTAAAGGTAATTATGCTTCTGAAACGCCAGAAATGGTACAGTCGGTGAATGAGATGAATCAAAGTATAGAAAAGCTGGAGGATGAGTTTAAGATTCCTTTTACCATGCATACTTCCGGGTATAAATACAAGGAAATAGCAGAGAAGTTAGAGTTACCCATTGGTACGGTGAAGAGTAGGATTTTCTTTACAAGAAAAAAATTACAAAGCATGCTGGAAGATTAA
- a CDS encoding DUF3127 domain-containing protein, producing the protein MNFELVGNLIVKDNEQAISASFKKREFVIEVMNERNSDWNDYIKFQLTQDRCAQLDPFNLGEPVKVSFNIRGRKWEKDGKVNYFSNLEAWRLEKVQAAADPGTPPPPYTEAEVPPAGDKEDLPF; encoded by the coding sequence ATGAATTTTGAATTAGTAGGAAATTTAATTGTAAAGGATAACGAACAAGCGATTAGTGCATCCTTTAAGAAAAGAGAGTTTGTCATTGAAGTGATGAATGAGCGTAACTCTGATTGGAACGATTATATTAAGTTTCAGTTAACGCAGGATCGATGTGCGCAACTTGATCCCTTTAATCTGGGAGAGCCTGTAAAGGTTTCATTTAATATTCGTGGGCGTAAGTGGGAAAAAGATGGAAAAGTGAATTATTTTTCTAATCTGGAAGCATGGAGATTGGAGAAAGTGCAAGCTGCTGCTGATCCAGGAACACCTCCTCCGCCATATACTGAGGCTGAAGTTCCACCGGCAGGTGATAAGGAAGATCTACCTTTTTAG
- a CDS encoding adenylate/guanylate cyclase domain-containing protein → MDWTPVLRSKYSSSKVKYHLSYLLLTLIYWNVVIRIAIFVRVLGNKGDNIEGILTRGMEFVAGEVLLSSVVVSIFGILSWYVRRFVYPVLIRKYHIRRLAILVIFMDAIVFFGFAVMLGFAHYLVDRQLSPMEAFHALGRFLFNPTILFFLIVLSIGSYVNQLLYTLFHQIGFAKLGRVMMGYYQKPREENLIFMFLDLRSSTTFAEKLGHQKYSDFIQDCFRMLSEPLLLTYGRVYQYVGDEVVVTWNANKKDNFKKAVDFFFLYKSELERHREYFEQRYGLMPIFTASINSGRVMAAQVGEIKSELAFHGDVLNTAARIQKQCKKYGEEIIVTKEFAEHMNVDSNGYEVQFIDRTILAGKSNEVELYGVNVKLDIQLR, encoded by the coding sequence ATGGACTGGACACCGGTTTTGAGATCAAAATATTCCTCTTCAAAGGTTAAATATCATTTATCCTATTTGTTACTGACTTTGATATATTGGAATGTGGTGATTCGAATAGCTATTTTTGTCCGGGTACTGGGTAATAAAGGTGACAATATTGAGGGTATTTTGACGCGGGGAATGGAGTTTGTGGCAGGAGAAGTTCTTCTCTCGTCAGTTGTTGTTTCTATTTTTGGAATATTGAGCTGGTATGTGCGTCGTTTTGTTTACCCTGTTTTAATACGTAAATATCATATCAGGCGATTGGCCATACTTGTTATTTTTATGGATGCCATCGTTTTTTTTGGTTTTGCGGTAATGCTTGGTTTTGCCCATTATCTGGTGGATAGGCAACTGTCACCCATGGAAGCTTTTCATGCTCTGGGACGTTTTTTGTTTAATCCTACGATCCTTTTCTTTTTAATTGTTTTATCCATCGGAAGTTATGTGAATCAGTTGTTGTATACATTATTTCATCAAATAGGCTTTGCGAAGCTGGGAAGGGTTATGATGGGGTATTATCAGAAACCAAGAGAGGAAAATCTGATATTTATGTTTTTAGATTTAAGGTCATCGACTACTTTTGCTGAAAAACTGGGGCATCAGAAATATAGTGATTTTATTCAGGATTGCTTTAGAATGTTATCGGAGCCTTTGTTACTGACTTATGGTAGGGTGTATCAATATGTGGGAGATGAAGTAGTGGTGACTTGGAATGCGAATAAGAAAGATAATTTTAAGAAAGCCGTTGATTTCTTCTTCCTATATAAATCGGAGTTGGAGAGGCATCGGGAGTATTTTGAACAAAGGTATGGTTTGATGCCTATTTTTACTGCTTCTATCAATTCTGGTAGGGTGATGGCTGCTCAGGTTGGTGAAATTAAAAGTGAATTAGCTTTTCATGGTGATGTGCTGAATACGGCTGCCAGAATACAAAAACAATGTAAAAAATACGGAGAGGAAATTATTGTGACTAAAGAGTTTGCTGAGCATATGAACGTCGATTCTAATGGTTATGAAGTGCAATTTATAGATCGAACAATATTGGCTGGAAAATCAAATGAGGTAGAGTTGTACGGAGTGAATGTGAAATTGGATATTCAATTGCGGTAG
- a CDS encoding glycoside hydrolase 5 family protein, with protein MRNLMLSICVGIVMVACGSKGSGVSFVRVENGRFVDGGRPYVFAGTNYWQGMHLGSSKYGNRDQLKRELDQLKSFGITNLRVMASCEADSNSLFCMKPALQVAPGVYDENLWEGLDFLLAEMGKRNMKAVMVLSNFWSWSGGFSQYLKWAEHGEIPYPQMKEHDWWEYGNYTKDFLTNDKCLLWYRNHVKRVLTRRNSITGEFYKDDPTIMAWQLANEPRGYDDLEAFSKWIQQTSDLIKSMDGNHLVSLGSEGNTPFAKEGLRADIDNAYKNIDYITLHIWVQNWNWYTPGQGKSAYDAMVKKVDRYWNDHVAIAKKMNKPLVLEEYGMARDDFSYEVEASVEERNRYYWYIYNKFVSNVESEGAVQGVNFWSYAGEGRPLQPGEYWSLGDDFIGDPPHELQGWYGVYDSDVSTLEVVKENMTKVK; from the coding sequence ATGCGAAATTTGATGCTATCTATATGTGTTGGTATTGTTATGGTGGCTTGTGGAAGTAAAGGATCTGGAGTGTCGTTTGTAAGGGTGGAAAATGGGCGTTTTGTGGACGGAGGTAGGCCGTATGTATTTGCAGGAACCAATTATTGGCAAGGAATGCATTTGGGTTCTAGTAAATATGGGAATAGAGATCAACTAAAAAGAGAATTAGATCAATTAAAGTCTTTTGGGATTACGAATTTGCGTGTAATGGCTTCTTGTGAGGCCGATAGTAATTCGTTGTTTTGTATGAAGCCTGCCTTGCAAGTGGCGCCTGGTGTGTATGATGAAAATTTATGGGAAGGGCTTGATTTTTTACTGGCTGAAATGGGCAAAAGGAACATGAAAGCAGTCATGGTGCTTAGTAATTTTTGGTCGTGGAGTGGTGGTTTTTCTCAATATTTAAAATGGGCAGAGCATGGTGAAATTCCTTATCCGCAAATGAAAGAGCATGATTGGTGGGAGTATGGAAATTATACCAAAGATTTTTTGACCAATGATAAATGTTTGTTATGGTATAGAAACCATGTAAAACGAGTGCTTACTCGTCGTAATTCGATTACGGGAGAATTCTATAAAGATGATCCAACCATTATGGCCTGGCAATTGGCAAATGAGCCAAGAGGTTATGATGATTTAGAGGCGTTTTCTAAATGGATTCAGCAAACTTCGGATCTTATAAAAAGTATGGATGGGAATCATTTGGTTTCTTTAGGTTCGGAAGGGAATACGCCCTTCGCGAAGGAGGGCTTGCGTGCTGATATTGATAATGCATATAAAAATATTGATTATATCACTTTACATATTTGGGTTCAAAATTGGAATTGGTATACGCCTGGTCAGGGAAAATCAGCTTATGATGCTATGGTAAAAAAAGTAGATAGGTATTGGAATGATCATGTTGCAATAGCAAAAAAAATGAATAAGCCACTTGTGCTAGAAGAATATGGTATGGCTCGTGATGATTTTTCATATGAGGTGGAGGCTTCGGTGGAGGAGCGAAATCGATACTATTGGTATATTTATAATAAGTTTGTTTCTAATGTAGAATCAGAGGGAGCTGTTCAGGGAGTTAATTTTTGGTCGTATGCTGGTGAGGGTAGACCTCTACAACCTGGAGAGTACTGGAGCCTAGGTGATGATTTTATTGGAGATCCACCACATGAGTTACAAGGATGGTATGGCGTTTATGATTCGGATGTTAGTACCCTGGAGGTGGTCAAAGAAAATATGACAAAGGTTAAGTAA